The following coding sequences are from one Delphinus delphis chromosome 17, mDelDel1.2, whole genome shotgun sequence window:
- the UQCRB gene encoding cytochrome b-c1 complex subunit 7 gives MASRPAVAASSKWLEGIRKWYYNAAGFNKLGLMRDDTIYENDDVKEAIKRLPENVYNERVFRIKRALDLTMTQQILPKEQWTKYEEDKFYLEPYLKEVIRERKEREEWAKK, from the exons ATGGCGAGTAGGCCTGCCG TTGCAGCATCAAGCAAATGGCTGGAGGGTATTCGAAAATGGTATTACAATGCTGCCGGGTTCAATAAACTGG GCTTAATGCGAGATGATACAATATATGAGAATGACGATGTAAAAGAAGCCATAAAAAGGCTTCCTGAGAACGTTTATAATGAGAGGGTGTTTCGCATTAAGAGAGCACTGGACCTGACCATGACCCAGCAGATCTTGCCTAAAGAGCAGTGGACAAAATATGAGGAG gataaattctaCCTTGAACCATATCTGAAAGAGGTTATtcgggaaagaaaagagagagaagaatgggcAAAGAAATAA
- the MTERF3 gene encoding transcription termination factor 3, mitochondrial isoform X1, translating into MALLAQQIPRWLNSIKLSSFLTAMQLRKCFPRAGKTLLPGFFAQPQLSSDDCFLRSGFKTYRTSSVWNSSQSTNSSSQEIKCAPNTLLPSVNEPSQKIPSFDSELSLEGLDDLPPLSPLQPISEEEAVQIIADPTLPPSSFTLRDYVDHSETLKKLVLLGVDLSKIEKHPDAANLLLRLDFEKDIKQILLFLKDLGIEDNQLGTFLTKNYAIFSEDLENLKTRAAYLLSKNFSKVDIAQMVRNAPFLLSFSVERLDNRLGFFQKELELSVKKTRDLVIRLPRLLTGSLEPVKENMKVYRLELGFKHNEIQHMITKIPKMLTASKRKITETFDYVHNVMCIPHHIIVKFPQVFNSRLFKVKERHLFLAYLGRAQYDPGKPNYISLDKLVSVPDEIFCEEMAKASVQDFEKFLKTL; encoded by the exons ATGGCCCTGCTAGCCCAACAGATACCCAGATGGCTCAACTCAATTAAGTTGAGTAGCTTCCTTACCGCTATGCAACTCAGAAAATGTTTTCCCAGAGCAGGAAAAACATTGTTGCCTGGCTTTTTTGCTCAGCCTCAGCTGTCCTCTGACGATTGCTTTCTCCGGTCGGGGTTTAAGACTTATCGGACTTCCTCTGTGTGGAATAGTTCCCAGTCTACCAACTCAAGTAGTCAAGAGATTAAGTGCGCCCCAAACACTCTGCTTCCTTCTGTGAATGAGCCGTCACAAAAGATACCCAGCTTTGATTCTGAACTGTCTCTAGAAG GACTGGACGATTTGCCTCCATTGTCTCCATTGCAGCCAATTTCCGAGGAGGAGGCCGTTCAGATTATTGCGGACCCTACACTGCCCCCTTCTTCATTCACACTTCGAGACTATGTGGATCATTCTGAGACTCTGAAGAAGTTAGTGCTTCTAG GAGTGGATTTATCCAAGATAGAAAAACATCCAGATGCAGCCAACCTCCTTCTGCGACTGGATTTTGAAAAAGACATTAAGCAAATACTCCTGTTTCTTAAAGATTTGGGCATAGAGGATAACCAACTGGGAACATTCCTGACGAAAAACTATGCTATTTTCTCTGAAGACCTTGAAAATCTTAAGACCAG gGCGGCTTATCTACTGTCAAAAAATTTCAGTAAAGTGGATATTGCACAGATGGTCAGAAATGCACCATTTTTGCTGAGTTTTTCAGTGGAAAGACTGGATAACAGATTGGGATTTTTTCAGAAAGAACTTGAACTTAGTGTGAAGAAg ACTAGAGATCTGGTAATTCGTCTCCCAAGGCTACTAACTGGAAGTCTGGAGCCTGTGAAGGAAAACATGAAG GTTTACCGGCTTGAACTAGGTTTTAAACATAATGAAATTCAACATATGATCACCAAAATCCCAAAGATGTTAACTGCAAGTAAAAGGAAAATTACCGAGACTTTCGACTACGTGCACAATGTGATGTGCATTCCACACCACATCATTGTCAAGTTCCCGCAG gtaTTTAATTCAAGGTTgtttaaagtcaaagaaagacatttGTTTCTTGCCTATTTAGGAAGAGCACAGTATGATCCAGGAAAACCTAACTACATCTCTTTGGACAAATTGGTATCTGTGCCTGATGAAATATTTTGTGAAGAGATGGCCAAGGCCTCAGTACAGGACtttgaaaaattcttaaaaactcTTTAG
- the MTERF3 gene encoding transcription termination factor 3, mitochondrial isoform X2 produces the protein MFTCFMQTFLELLQGVDLSKIEKHPDAANLLLRLDFEKDIKQILLFLKDLGIEDNQLGTFLTKNYAIFSEDLENLKTRAAYLLSKNFSKVDIAQMVRNAPFLLSFSVERLDNRLGFFQKELELSVKKTRDLVIRLPRLLTGSLEPVKENMKVYRLELGFKHNEIQHMITKIPKMLTASKRKITETFDYVHNVMCIPHHIIVKFPQVFNSRLFKVKERHLFLAYLGRAQYDPGKPNYISLDKLVSVPDEIFCEEMAKASVQDFEKFLKTL, from the exons ATGTTCACCTGCTTCATGCAGACATTTCTTGAGCTCCTTCAAG GAGTGGATTTATCCAAGATAGAAAAACATCCAGATGCAGCCAACCTCCTTCTGCGACTGGATTTTGAAAAAGACATTAAGCAAATACTCCTGTTTCTTAAAGATTTGGGCATAGAGGATAACCAACTGGGAACATTCCTGACGAAAAACTATGCTATTTTCTCTGAAGACCTTGAAAATCTTAAGACCAG gGCGGCTTATCTACTGTCAAAAAATTTCAGTAAAGTGGATATTGCACAGATGGTCAGAAATGCACCATTTTTGCTGAGTTTTTCAGTGGAAAGACTGGATAACAGATTGGGATTTTTTCAGAAAGAACTTGAACTTAGTGTGAAGAAg ACTAGAGATCTGGTAATTCGTCTCCCAAGGCTACTAACTGGAAGTCTGGAGCCTGTGAAGGAAAACATGAAG GTTTACCGGCTTGAACTAGGTTTTAAACATAATGAAATTCAACATATGATCACCAAAATCCCAAAGATGTTAACTGCAAGTAAAAGGAAAATTACCGAGACTTTCGACTACGTGCACAATGTGATGTGCATTCCACACCACATCATTGTCAAGTTCCCGCAG gtaTTTAATTCAAGGTTgtttaaagtcaaagaaagacatttGTTTCTTGCCTATTTAGGAAGAGCACAGTATGATCCAGGAAAACCTAACTACATCTCTTTGGACAAATTGGTATCTGTGCCTGATGAAATATTTTGTGAAGAGATGGCCAAGGCCTCAGTACAGGACtttgaaaaattcttaaaaactcTTTAG